The DNA window TTGAAGGAACTAGTGACGTACCCCTTGGACCTGTCGGCAGCCCCCCCCGATCAGGAGACGGCTTTGGAGTTGCGACGGCGGCTGGGGGCTTCGTCGGCGCCGAAATCGTCGTCGTCCTCGTGGTCCTCATTCTCTAATTCCTCGTCCGCGCTGGAGGCCGGATCGTCGCCGCTGGGCTCCATGCCTTGCATCCGTTCCCAGTCGGCAATGCTGATGATGACTTCGCGGGCCTGGGAGCCGTTGTATTCGCCCACGATCCGGTCTTCGGCCATGAAGTCGATCAGCCGGGCGGCCCGACCGTAGCCGATCGCCAGGTTCCGCTGCAGCAGGGAGACGCTGCCGCGGCCCTCGCGGACGACGATATCGACGGCCGCTTCGTACAGATCATCACGATTCTTCAAGGCGCCCGGTTCGACTTCGTCTCCTTCTTCGACCTTCAGGTTGACCAGTTCCTTCACAAAGTTCTGCTCGCCCGTGCTGACAAAGGCGGTAACCTTGTTGATTTCTTCGTCGCTCAGGTAGGTTCCCTGTCCGCGGAGCAGGGTGCTGGTGCCTGGGCCGAGGAAGAGCATATCGCCGTTGCCCAGCAGCTTGTCGGCTCCGTTTTCATCCAGCACCACGCGGCTATCGGTCCGGCTGGCCACCTGGAAGGAAAGGCGGGCCGGCAAGTTGGATTTGATCAAACCGGTGATAACATCGACGGTCGGTTTCTGGGTGGCGAGGATCAGGTGGATGCCCACCGCCCGGCTCTTCTGGGCGAGGCGGATAATATGCTGCTCCACCTCTTTACCGCATTGCATCATCAGGTCGGCCATTTCGTCGGCGACAATCACAATGTAGGGCAAATGGGTCGGGATGTTCTTTTTCTGCTCTTCATCCTCGGGCTGCAGGCGATCCATGAGTTCTTCGTCGCCCAGCTGGTTGTAGCCGGCGATATGGCGCACGCCGGCCTTGGCCAGCAGCGAGTAGCGTTCCTCCATTTTATCGACCGCCCAGGCCAGAATCGCTTCGGCCTTTTTCATATCGGTCACCACCGGATGCATCAGGTGGGGGAGCCGGCCGTAGCCGCTGAGTTCCACCATTTTGGGGTCGATCATCAGCATCCGCACTTCGTCGGGCCGGCGAGTCATCAGGATGGAAGTAATGATCGCGTTCAAGCAGACGCTTTTACCCGTACCGGTACGACCGGCGATCAGCAGGTGGGGCAGCGTCGACAGGTCGGCGACCAGCGAGTTGCCGGAGACGTCTTTCCCCAGGAACAGCGGGATCCGCATTTTCTGCAGCTGGTTCGACGATTCTTCCATCACCTCCCGTAAACGGACCGCCACGCGGGTTTCGTTCGGCACTTCAATGCCGACGGTGTTCTTGCCGGGGATCGGCGCCACAATACGCACGCTGGGCACGCGGAGGGCGATCGCCAGATCATCGGCCAGGCCGGTGATCTTCGAAAGCCGCAGCCCCGCCTCCAGCGAGACTTCGTACTGGGCGATCACGGGACCCGTTTCAATTTCAACCACTTTCACGCTAAAGCCGAATTCAGCGAACGTCTTTTCCAGGATCTTTGCCTTGGCCAGCACTTCGATTTCCTGCGTGGCAAAGTCCACGTCTTCGCTTTCTTCCAGCAGGTTGAGCGAAGGCAACTGATAGTTGGCGGCCGTATTCACTTTGTCGGCGTCGTCCATGTTGTCGAGCACCTGCTCAAACGCCGACTGCTGCTTCTTCTTGATTTTGAAGTGCGGACCGCCGGTGATCTCTTGCGCGGCGGTCGCTTTTTGCTTCTTCGACGGCTTGGCCTTCATCACGACCAGCGGTTCGTCGATTTCGTCTTCGAACTCCTCCTGCAGTTCCGGTTCTGCCGGCAAGACTTCCGCCACAGGCACGACGGCCGCTTTCTTGGCGGGCAGGGTCACGTGCGGCGGCGAGGCGATCGGATGCGAGAAGGCCGGAGCAGCCAGGTCGTCGCTGCCGCGCTTGCCGCCCATTCTGACGGCCGGTTCGTTCGGATCGCGAACGCGGCGACTGCCAATCAGTTTCCAGCCGCGAGCCTTCACCTGCTTCGAGGCCGACAACCCCACCAGCACGGCGATGCGTCCACAGTAATGGGCCATGCGGATCATGGCGTAATCGGTCGCCAGGAACAGCCCCGCCACCGTCACTCCCAGGGCCAGGATCACGGCGCCCGCCGTAGCGAACTGCGTTTCCAGCAGGGCCCGTCCAATTGCACCCAGATAACCGCCGCCGCCAATCACCGGACCAGGCGACACGCCGGCCAGCAGCAACCCGGCCAGCGTGGCCATGCCAAAGAGCGAGGCCGTCCAGCCAAACAGACGCAGCGTCGGCGCTCCGATATCCTGGCGTCGCAGCAACAGAAAATCGACCGCCGCCAGCGAAGCGACCAGATAATAAGCTCCCAGGCCAAAACCCGAGAACATCAGATCGGCAGCCAAGGCGCCCCAGGGACCGCAGGCGTTGACCGCGCGCTCGGCCGCCGGATAAACGAGCGTGTCGGGCTGATAGACCATCGACAACGGAGCGGGCAGCGGCCCGACCGGATCGGCCGGATTATAGGTCGCCAGCGCGGCGCCCAGGAACACGGTCAGGGCCAACAGCGCGATCGCGAACAGATCGTGGGTGAGGTTTCGGTTTTCAAGCATGTGACGCGCAGCATCTGCAGAAATGTTCCGGCGGTAAACCTCGGGCGCCGGAAAGCCGTGGGCGCGTCCATGCCCAACCCAATCCCTAATCCAATGTTTCGTGAGCGGAGTGCTCAGTATGGTCTTCGGCGATTGTCGTTCGCCGTCGCCAGTTTCCTGCAGGGCGCCGGCGTGGTTTGCGCCGCCCTGAGATCAGGTGCGTTCGTCGCGGTGGGAATAATCGGAAGGACGAAACGGCAAGCGAGAGCATCGACCGTGAACCGTAGCCTGCAGCTAACCGGCCGGTCGGAAAATTTTCCGCTCCCGCCTGAATTACGGACCCCAGCGGCAAACGGTTCTAACGATCCTTCCCGCTGTATCGCGTCCGCCCTCACAGCCGGCAATTCCCGCAGTGTTCCGGCGTGCCAGAGAAAAACAGCATGAGCGCAGAAAAAGTCGTGTGTGACGCCAGGGAACGCGCGGTGAAAGACGGTCGCAGCCGAGCGACGGCGGTCGTTGAATGCGTCGTTGTGCGAGAAAGCAGACGCCGGAAAGTCGACTTTCACGCCGTGAACGGTCGCCTGCTTCTGTGGAGGAAAAACCACTGTCCGGGGCGTGCGACGAAAGCATCGCGTAACACAGGACGACGATATGGGTGCGTCCTCATCCCTGGGCGAGAAGCCTGCCGGCACTCCTACTGCGGCCGCAGATGCTCAAACGCCTGCAGCAGCGGGCGGACGCCGATGTCGACGAAGTACCAGGTGATGACCAGCGGCAGAATCGCCGTCAGGGCAAAGTAAAGGCCCGTGATGATGTACTTGGCCGTCGACGAGAACGCCGGACTGAACCAGAGCAGCGGCAAGCCCAGCGGCCCCACGCACAGCAGCATTCCCAACACGGCCGGCCGGTTTTTGGCCAGCGCCAGCAGCGGTCCGTTCAATGCCAACGGCCGCGGCGGCAACGCCGGAGTCGGCGCCGGCGGCGGGACCAGCCCGGTAAAGGGAGCCCGCTCTGTCAGCGCCCCCGCAGCACGCAAAGAGGGCAGATCGCTGGCGGGAACCGGAGCCTCCGCGCCGCACTGGCTGCAGTAACGATCGCCGGGGCGCATGCCGGGGCAGCCACAGGAAGGCGAAGTGATGAGCGTTTGATTCATGCGACCGGGTGGTATACTGGGCGAAAAATTTGTACGGGGGTCCCTCGCAAGGATAGCTTGCAATTGGGAGGGACGTCGCCGCTTTTTCTCACGGTCGCTCTGCCGGCCATCCACCCTGGGAGACTTCCATGTCTGGCCGACCCTCAGTTACGCGTCGCTCTTTCCTGTCCGCCACGCTGGCGACCGGAGCCGCCCTGTCGCTTCGCCCGCGCTGCCTGCAGGCGGCCGGTCGCGACCTGAAACCGCTGACTTTTGCGATCGTAACGGATACGCATGTCGGCTACCGCATGCAGGAAAGCGCGGCAAAGCAGTGGGAAAAAACGGCGGCCGAACTGCGCGAGGCGCCCGGCGAGCTGGTGCTGCACCTGGGCGACCTGGTCGATCAGGGGCAGGAGTCGCAATACCCGATCTACCTGGCGGCCCGTGAGAAAATCGGCAAGCCCGTTCACGAGATTCCCGGCAATCACGACCCGGCCGCGCTGTTTACGAAATTCATCCGGCCGCAGATCGACACGACCGTCGACCTGGACTGGCTGCGGTTCGTGCTGATCGGCAACGCCCATACCGATTCGCATGACGGCTTTCTGACCGCAGAGCAAAACGCCTGGATCGCGGACCAGTGCCGTCTGGCGGCGGAGCAGCAAAAGTACGTCGTGCTATGCATGCACGTGCCGGCCCACACCAACCGGAACCCGGACCGGGGCTGGTACGTCAAACCCGACAACGGCCAGACGGCCCTGTATGAAACAGTGCAAAAATTCGAAGACCGCATCCTGGGCCTGCTGCATGGACACTTTCATAACGGGCTGCGGGGATGGGACGACCATGGTCCCGTCCAGGAAATCTGCTTCCCCTCGGCTTTGTATAACCTGGACCGCAAGTTAGAAGAGCGGGAAGCTCCCGGCTATAACCCGCTGGAATTCCGCCCGGGCTATACGCTGGCGGAAATCAAGAACGGCGTGCTGACGTTGACCTATAAACCGCTGGCCGAGGAGCCTTCGATCGCGCGTCCCTGCAAGCTCCAGCAACTGGCTGAGTAGCAGCCCCGCCAGCCGCCTTTTGGTTTTTTGTCACGACGCTTGCAAGCACAGCGTTTATTGGCCCGACGCCTGCTTTTCGGGAAGCGGCGCCACTTCCGGCAGGCTGTTCACCATGCCAGCGTCCCGCTGGGTGAGTTCCGCCACCAGACGCTTGCGGAACTGCAGTACCTGCTCACGATGTTTGGGCCGCCTCGCCAGGTTGACCAGTTCGTCGGGGTCGGCCTGCAGGTCGTACAGTTCTTCGGGCTCGTTTTCGACCAGCGTGCGGATGTACTTGTAGCGACCTGCCACCAGCATCGCCCACCAGGGGACGCTGTTAGGGCTGAGTTTGGCCGGGTCGGAAGGAACCTTGTCGGTCTCCTTGCCGTAGGACTGGCCCGTATACGCCATGACGGCGGGCTCGCTCCAGGGGCCGTCCGGTTTCTTCAGCAACGGCGTCAAATCCGAGCCGTGCATCTTCCAGGGCAGTTCAATCCCGGCGGCCGCAAAAAAGGTCGGCGGCAGGCTCGGACCGTCGATCGGATAGTCGCACACGGCTCCCTGGGCGAACTGTTGCGGGTAGCTTACCAGCATCGGCGAGCGGATCGTGGCGTCGTACGGCGCCAGCTTCAGACGGAAGCCATGTTCGCCCCAGGCAAAGCCCTGGTCGGCCGTGTAGACAATCAACGTGTTGTCGCGCTGGCCCGAGTCGTCAAGCGCCTGGAGCAGCCGGCCGACGCCTTCATCGATCGCCAGCACGCCCTGGTTATATTGCCGGACCCAGCCCGTCAGCGTATTGCCGTGCAGCATTTTCTCGGTGACAGTTGCCTGCTGGGAATTGCGGCCCAGGACGGGCTCCCCGCCGGGACCGGGAATCCATTCCTGGCGATCGCGGGAATATGTCGGCTTGCCCGCCCGCGGCGGGTAAATGTCGGCCGGCGTCGGCACATGGGGATCGGGGTAAGCGTCCCGATGCCGCACGTCCGGCAGAAACGGGCCATGCACGGCGCCGTAACAGACCCAGAGGAACCACGGCTTCTTCTCGGGCCGATGGGCTCCTTTAATAAAGTCGACCGCCCAGTCGGTGTAGTTGTCAGTCGAGTAGCCTTCGGCCATCTCCGCCTTGCCGCCGTTGGTCTCGATCAGCTGGTCGTAATAGTAGTTGCCGGCATTCTCTATATGTCGCGGGCGATTCCAGACCTTCTGATAATCCCAGTCGCGGTTGTAACCCGTATCGGTCCCCGTGTGCCATTTGCCGATGTGGGCCGTAACGTAACCGTTCTTTCGAAAGACCGCAGGCCAGAACGGGCAGGCGGCCGGGTCGTACTGGCTGCCGGGATACTTGCCTTCCATCCGCATCGAATTCACGCCGAACTGCAGATGGCCGGTCAGCATGGTCGCGCGGGACGGCATGCACCAGGTGCCGATATACGCCCTGGTGAAACGCACGCCTGAGCGGGCCAGCGAATCGATATTGGGAGTGCGGACCCAGTCGTAACTTTCGGGATAGCAGCTGACCGTTTTATACGACTGATCATCGGCGTAAATGAACAGGATGTTCGGCCGGTCGGCCGCCGCTTCGGCCGCCGTCGCTGATCGAGAGTTGATCCCACTGTACATCGCACCCAGCAGCAGCAGGGCGGTAAAGGCCCGGCGACCCCAGCGTGGCGCCGCCCGGAACCGGCGGGAGGAACAAGAAGCAGCCGACAGAAAACCGTTCATGGGAGTCGTCTCAAAGAGGAGCAGGAAAAGAAGGGCAAGGGCGACCCGCAACGGGCCATATCAAGCCAGCCGCTCGAGTCGCACGCCGCCGCCATCTGCCCACACGTTAACGTCTGCCCCGCCCGATTGCACGCCACACCCCGAGAAACAACAGCGACGGGTCCCGCAGGAGTGAACGCCCAGGAAATCCCGACCGACAATTGATTGTCGACAATATCATCGACAATCAATCGTCCCTGGCCGCCAGATCCAGCCGATCCTGCTCGCGCATCAATTTCCGCAAACGCTGTTCAAATTCGACTTCCACCCGGTCGTTCAGCAGATCGCGGGCCGATTCCAATCCCTGGGGAATTAGCTTCAGCGACTCGACGCCGGCCCGCTCCATCTGATCGGCTACCGCATGCAGGCGTCGGGCAATTTTGTCGATTTCCAACGCATAAGTCCGCACTTCGCGAAGCGACCGCGGCAGCATTTTCTTGTGCCGACGCGTGCGACGCTCCCGTTTTTTCGGCGCGGATTCCTGGCCGGCGGCGGCTGGCAACGGGCGTTTCTCTGTGTTCGACATGGCCGATTTTCCCTGGCGCCAAATGTCTCCCCGCCGCGGCGGGCGACGAGATTCGCAGTAAGTCTCAATGCTGCACAATATTGTAGCCAATGTGCTAGCAAAAGTTAGTTGACAAACGTTCACTAATCGGCATAATGCTCCTGTCGCGGAAAACAAGCCGCCGGTTGTACCTTGCCAGGGCGGGCGTTTCTCCCCTCTCTTTTTTCTGACTGCTTTCTATGACGACACGTATGCTGACCTGTGATCGCGGTGTGTTTCCCCAGCAGAAAACCTGGTGGCGACGCCTGTTTGAAGAGGCCGATTACTTGCGTTCCGTGCCCGAGCCGACCGTCGCCGAGAGCGTCTTGCTGCTGCGGGTCGATCACGAGCCTCGCCTGGAGCAGGACGCTTCCGCCGTGATTGAAAAGTACAAGCGGCTGATTCGCCGCGCTCGGGAACAGAGCCTGCAGCGCGCCGCCAATTAGGACCGGCGCCGCAGGAAAGAGGCCAAGGAAGGGACGGCAGATTCAGCTTCATCTTGTTTGGCTTCAGCGCCGCCAGGGCAGTCGCAATGCGATACGATCTCCGATACATGCAGGAAGTGGGCGCCGTCGCGCTCATGCAAATGGGCTACCGCGATTATCAGGAAATCGCGGATTTAGTCGGCCTCCAGCCGGACGAGGTGGCGGAGATCGATCTCTCCAGCCGCCCCCGCATCCGGGCCTGGGCCATCACGGGCGTTCCCCTCGGAGAGTTTGCCGAACTCCGCCGCGCCATTCGCTGTCGCGGCTGCGGCGTCCTTCTCAATAAAGCGCCCTGCTTGCGCTGCCAGTTACAGTCACGACGACATCCGCGTTAAAACGATTTTTCGTCTGCCTTTCTCCTCTCGCCTGCCTTTGTTCCCGGGCATTGCTATGTCTTACCTGTTCAACCTGCTGCCCGACTCCACGACCGGCGTGAAACTTCCGCCCGGCCGGAAATCGCTCGGCTTGTGGGATACGGACGCTTCGCATCTGCTCAGGATTACCCCCGGCAGCAACCTCACGGCCCACCGTTCGCTGACCTGGACCACAGGCGACGCTGACCGGAACGTGACGATCAGCGGCGATGCTGTGATCAGCCAGGATTATTCGACGACCG is part of the Lignipirellula cremea genome and encodes:
- a CDS encoding DNA translocase FtsK; this translates as MLENRNLTHDLFAIALLALTVFLGAALATYNPADPVGPLPAPLSMVYQPDTLVYPAAERAVNACGPWGALAADLMFSGFGLGAYYLVASLAAVDFLLLRRQDIGAPTLRLFGWTASLFGMATLAGLLLAGVSPGPVIGGGGYLGAIGRALLETQFATAGAVILALGVTVAGLFLATDYAMIRMAHYCGRIAVLVGLSASKQVKARGWKLIGSRRVRDPNEPAVRMGGKRGSDDLAAPAFSHPIASPPHVTLPAKKAAVVPVAEVLPAEPELQEEFEDEIDEPLVVMKAKPSKKQKATAAQEITGGPHFKIKKKQQSAFEQVLDNMDDADKVNTAANYQLPSLNLLEESEDVDFATQEIEVLAKAKILEKTFAEFGFSVKVVEIETGPVIAQYEVSLEAGLRLSKITGLADDLAIALRVPSVRIVAPIPGKNTVGIEVPNETRVAVRLREVMEESSNQLQKMRIPLFLGKDVSGNSLVADLSTLPHLLIAGRTGTGKSVCLNAIITSILMTRRPDEVRMLMIDPKMVELSGYGRLPHLMHPVVTDMKKAEAILAWAVDKMEERYSLLAKAGVRHIAGYNQLGDEELMDRLQPEDEEQKKNIPTHLPYIVIVADEMADLMMQCGKEVEQHIIRLAQKSRAVGIHLILATQKPTVDVITGLIKSNLPARLSFQVASRTDSRVVLDENGADKLLGNGDMLFLGPGTSTLLRGQGTYLSDEEINKVTAFVSTGEQNFVKELVNLKVEEGDEVEPGALKNRDDLYEAAVDIVVREGRGSVSLLQRNLAIGYGRAARLIDFMAEDRIVGEYNGSQAREVIISIADWERMQGMEPSGDDPASSADEELENEDHEDDDDFGADEAPSRRRNSKAVS
- a CDS encoding metallophosphoesterase family protein produces the protein MSGRPSVTRRSFLSATLATGAALSLRPRCLQAAGRDLKPLTFAIVTDTHVGYRMQESAAKQWEKTAAELREAPGELVLHLGDLVDQGQESQYPIYLAAREKIGKPVHEIPGNHDPAALFTKFIRPQIDTTVDLDWLRFVLIGNAHTDSHDGFLTAEQNAWIADQCRLAAEQQKYVVLCMHVPAHTNRNPDRGWYVKPDNGQTALYETVQKFEDRILGLLHGHFHNGLRGWDDHGPVQEICFPSALYNLDRKLEEREAPGYNPLEFRPGYTLAEIKNGVLTLTYKPLAEEPSIARPCKLQQLAE
- a CDS encoding sulfatase-like hydrolase/transferase — its product is MNGFLSAASCSSRRFRAAPRWGRRAFTALLLLGAMYSGINSRSATAAEAAADRPNILFIYADDQSYKTVSCYPESYDWVRTPNIDSLARSGVRFTRAYIGTWCMPSRATMLTGHLQFGVNSMRMEGKYPGSQYDPAACPFWPAVFRKNGYVTAHIGKWHTGTDTGYNRDWDYQKVWNRPRHIENAGNYYYDQLIETNGGKAEMAEGYSTDNYTDWAVDFIKGAHRPEKKPWFLWVCYGAVHGPFLPDVRHRDAYPDPHVPTPADIYPPRAGKPTYSRDRQEWIPGPGGEPVLGRNSQQATVTEKMLHGNTLTGWVRQYNQGVLAIDEGVGRLLQALDDSGQRDNTLIVYTADQGFAWGEHGFRLKLAPYDATIRSPMLVSYPQQFAQGAVCDYPIDGPSLPPTFFAAAGIELPWKMHGSDLTPLLKKPDGPWSEPAVMAYTGQSYGKETDKVPSDPAKLSPNSVPWWAMLVAGRYKYIRTLVENEPEELYDLQADPDELVNLARRPKHREQVLQFRKRLVAELTQRDAGMVNSLPEVAPLPEKQASGQ